The following are encoded in a window of Rhizobium sp. 11515TR genomic DNA:
- a CDS encoding alpha/beta fold hydrolase, which yields MAEIAETEYWIESSGGRLYAKSWMPAVLRSQQPIILFHDSLGCVTLWRDFPEQLAHSLGRRVIAYDRLGFGRSDARDDLLTQDFIASEAERFVPLLCEQLSVRDFVACGHSVGGGMAVEAGARFGEGCHAVITIAAQAFVEEKTLQGIRIAQQEFKSAETFARLAKYHGSKAEWVLHAWIDTWLASERADWSLDPALKKLHCPVLAIHGDRDEYGSEAHPRRIAAGRGPVYIMPDTGHVPHREHPALVLKAIEDFLA from the coding sequence ATGGCAGAGATCGCGGAAACGGAATATTGGATCGAGAGCTCCGGCGGGCGCCTCTATGCGAAATCATGGATGCCAGCCGTCCTGAGATCGCAGCAACCGATCATCCTGTTTCACGATTCCCTCGGATGCGTCACGCTCTGGCGGGATTTCCCGGAGCAGCTCGCGCATTCCCTCGGTCGCAGGGTCATCGCCTATGATCGGCTGGGCTTTGGCCGGTCCGATGCCCGCGACGATCTTCTGACACAGGATTTTATCGCATCGGAGGCCGAGCGTTTCGTACCGCTTCTTTGCGAACAATTGTCCGTTCGAGACTTCGTCGCCTGCGGGCACAGCGTCGGGGGCGGCATGGCGGTGGAGGCGGGGGCAAGATTTGGCGAAGGCTGCCACGCCGTGATCACCATCGCCGCCCAGGCTTTCGTGGAGGAAAAGACCCTTCAGGGCATCCGGATCGCGCAGCAGGAATTCAAATCGGCCGAAACCTTCGCCAGGCTTGCCAAATATCACGGCAGCAAGGCCGAGTGGGTGCTGCACGCCTGGATCGACACCTGGCTCGCTTCCGAACGCGCCGACTGGAGCCTCGATCCGGCGCTTAAAAAACTTCATTGTCCGGTGCTCGCCATTCATGGAGACCGCGACGAATATGGCTCCGAAGCCCATCCGCGTCGCATCGCGGCCGGGCGTGGTCCGGTCTATATCATGCCGGATACCGGGCATGTGCCACATCGAGAGCATCCTGCTCTGGTCTTAAAGGCGATCGAAGACTTTCTAGCGTGA
- a CDS encoding flavin reductase, which translates to MNMKTSVAIEKAVPVADPDIARTEFRNAMARMAAAVNIVTTNGPAGLAGFAATAVCSVTDSPPTLLVCLNRGASVHPAVTQNGVLCVNVLSEAHQDLSRLFGGKTPVAERFAAAAWSELSTGAPVLEDALVSFDCRIARQADGGTHDILLCEVDAIRQRDEGQGLIYFDRAYHPAGQAE; encoded by the coding sequence ATGAACATGAAAACGTCCGTGGCAATCGAGAAGGCGGTGCCTGTCGCCGATCCCGACATCGCGCGCACCGAGTTTCGCAATGCCATGGCGCGGATGGCGGCGGCGGTGAATATTGTCACCACCAATGGCCCGGCCGGGCTTGCCGGTTTTGCGGCGACGGCCGTCTGCAGCGTCACGGACAGCCCCCCGACCTTGCTCGTCTGCCTCAATCGCGGAGCCTCCGTTCATCCCGCCGTCACGCAAAATGGTGTGCTCTGCGTCAATGTGCTATCGGAAGCGCATCAGGATCTGTCGCGGCTTTTCGGCGGCAAGACCCCGGTTGCCGAGCGCTTTGCTGCGGCCGCATGGTCGGAACTCTCGACCGGCGCTCCGGTGCTGGAAGATGCTCTCGTCTCGTTCGATTGTCGCATCGCCCGTCAGGCCGATGGCGGCACGCATGATATTCTGCTCTGCGAAGTCGATGCTATTCGTCAACGTGACGAGGGACAGGGGCTTATCTATTTCGACCGGGCCTATCATCCTGCGGGTCAGGCTGAATAG
- a CDS encoding class I SAM-dependent methyltransferase, which translates to MTQNIYDDPAFFEGYSRLQRSVDGLAGAAEWPAIRALMPDLKGLDVVDLGCGFGWFCRWAAEQGAASVLGLDVSEKMLERALAETADARIHYDRADLEKLQLPKASFDLVYSSLAFHYIEDFAGLLATIHQALKPGGRLIFSIEHPIYMAPRRPEWLDDADGGKIWPLGAYQIEGPRVTNWLAEGVIKQHRTMGTTLNLLIKSGFTIAHVEEWSPSDDDLAVHPDWVIERERPMFLLISTRT; encoded by the coding sequence ATGACGCAGAATATTTACGACGATCCGGCCTTCTTCGAAGGCTATAGCCGCCTGCAGCGATCCGTCGACGGGCTGGCGGGTGCGGCCGAATGGCCGGCCATCCGTGCCTTGATGCCTGACCTGAAGGGGCTCGATGTCGTCGATCTCGGCTGCGGTTTCGGCTGGTTCTGCCGTTGGGCGGCCGAGCAGGGGGCGGCCAGTGTATTGGGGCTCGATGTCTCGGAAAAAATGCTGGAACGTGCGCTCGCGGAGACGGCTGATGCGCGTATCCACTATGACCGCGCCGATCTCGAGAAGCTTCAGCTTCCGAAAGCGAGCTTCGATCTCGTCTATAGTTCGCTTGCCTTCCACTATATCGAGGATTTCGCCGGCCTTTTAGCGACCATCCATCAAGCACTCAAACCTGGTGGGCGACTGATCTTTTCGATCGAGCATCCGATCTATATGGCACCGCGGCGGCCGGAATGGCTCGATGATGCCGATGGTGGCAAGATCTGGCCGCTCGGCGCCTATCAGATCGAAGGACCGCGGGTGACGAACTGGCTGGCCGAGGGCGTCATCAAGCAGCATCGCACGATGGGCACGACGCTCAACCTCTTGATCAAGTCCGGTTTCACCATCGCCCATGTCGAAGAGTGGTCGCCGAGTGATGACGACCTCGCAGTGCATCCCGATTGGGTAATCGAGCGCGAGCGGCCGATGTTTCTCCTGATCTCCACCCGGACCTGA
- a CDS encoding VOC family protein, with protein sequence MTAGHAERSADPSIPSILGLYETHLTVADLHRSISFYRDVLKLEIGTVIESRNVAFLWIDDKRTGMLGLWETGSSPLKMRLHIAFRTSLGDVIGAAAALKAHGVQPKGFNGEPLDEPVVVGWMPAVSQYFSDPDGHSIEFIHVLEEAADPDFGVKPYSQWLSRPKPAA encoded by the coding sequence ATGACGGCCGGTCATGCCGAGCGTTCGGCCGATCCGTCAATCCCCAGCATTCTGGGACTTTATGAGACGCATCTGACGGTTGCCGATCTCCATCGCTCGATCTCCTTCTATCGCGATGTTCTGAAGCTGGAAATCGGGACCGTCATTGAGAGCAGGAATGTCGCCTTCCTTTGGATCGACGATAAACGCACGGGCATGCTCGGCCTTTGGGAAACGGGCAGCTCCCCTCTCAAGATGCGCCTCCATATTGCCTTCAGAACCTCTCTCGGCGATGTAATCGGCGCCGCCGCCGCACTGAAGGCTCATGGCGTTCAGCCGAAGGGCTTCAATGGCGAGCCGCTCGATGAGCCGGTCGTTGTCGGTTGGATGCCGGCCGTCTCGCAATATTTTTCGGATCCCGACGGGCATTCGATCGAATTCATCCATGTGCTTGAGGAGGCGGCCGATCCGGATTTCGGCGTGAAGCCCTATTCGCAGTGGCTATCGCGGCCAAAGCCGGCGGCTTGA
- a CDS encoding RidA family protein, translated as MKKVFNPASVRRPFGNYNHGLLVPPGASLLVTSGQLGIGLDDRIPSDVTGQAELCFKAIGAVLEEAGMGFADVIRIGGFVTTREDFPAYMAVRDRYVQTPAPVSTLLIVGGFTRSEFLVEVEVTAAKVM; from the coding sequence ATGAAAAAGGTCTTCAATCCCGCATCCGTCCGCCGCCCTTTCGGCAACTACAATCACGGTCTGCTGGTGCCGCCGGGCGCCAGCCTGCTGGTCACCTCCGGCCAGCTCGGCATCGGTCTCGACGACCGCATTCCGTCTGACGTCACCGGCCAGGCTGAACTGTGTTTCAAGGCGATCGGCGCTGTCCTTGAGGAGGCCGGCATGGGGTTTGCCGACGTCATACGCATCGGTGGTTTCGTGACCACGCGCGAGGATTTTCCCGCCTACATGGCCGTGCGCGATCGCTATGTCCAGACTCCCGCACCGGTCTCTACGCTGCTGATCGTCGGCGGATTTACGCGGTCCGAGTTTCTGGTCGAGGTCGAGGTTACGGCGGCGAAAGTGATGTGA
- a CDS encoding DMT family transporter: MTLAEQQQYRLGVAYVALSALAWSTSGLFVRAIHADLMTILFCRGIVSGLGVFALFFYIERRNAFRILRSMGGPSLAATIFSTASMISGIGSIYYTSVADAMVIYATVPFVTAGVAFLFIGERPNVRTLVASGVAFIGVLIMLSGHGNDSGSWLGKGLAAIMTLTVAALAVVMRQHRNVPMLPAMALSAWLCSFITFWFASPLSISGQDLGLIIAFGIIQNAMGLSLYTFGSRLVPASDAALLTALEVPLTPLWVWMIFAERPSTATLIGGPIVLAALFGHILLEVRRNRADISAQVH; encoded by the coding sequence GTGACGCTGGCAGAACAGCAGCAATACAGGCTGGGCGTGGCCTATGTGGCGCTTTCGGCGCTTGCCTGGTCGACGTCCGGTCTCTTCGTGCGGGCGATCCACGCCGATCTTATGACCATTCTGTTCTGCCGCGGCATTGTCTCTGGGCTCGGCGTTTTCGCGTTGTTCTTCTATATCGAGCGCCGCAACGCCTTTCGCATCCTGCGCTCCATGGGTGGGCCTTCACTGGCGGCGACGATCTTTTCCACCGCCTCAATGATCAGCGGCATCGGCTCGATCTATTATACCTCGGTTGCCGATGCCATGGTCATCTATGCGACCGTGCCGTTCGTTACGGCCGGTGTCGCCTTTCTCTTCATCGGCGAGCGTCCGAATGTGCGGACGCTTGTTGCCAGCGGCGTTGCCTTCATCGGCGTGCTCATCATGCTTTCCGGGCATGGGAATGACAGCGGCAGCTGGCTCGGCAAGGGGCTGGCCGCCATCATGACGCTGACGGTCGCCGCCCTTGCGGTGGTCATGCGCCAGCATCGCAATGTGCCGATGCTGCCGGCCATGGCGCTTTCCGCCTGGCTGTGTTCCTTCATTACCTTCTGGTTCGCCTCGCCGCTTTCGATCTCCGGCCAGGATCTCGGCCTGATCATCGCCTTCGGCATCATCCAGAACGCCATGGGCCTCAGCCTCTATACATTCGGCTCGCGGCTGGTGCCGGCTTCGGATGCCGCTCTGCTGACGGCGCTCGAAGTGCCGCTGACGCCACTCTGGGTCTGGATGATCTTTGCTGAGCGCCCTTCGACGGCGACGCTCATCGGCGGGCCGATCGTGCTTGCAGCACTTTTCGGACATATCCTGTTGGAAGTGCGCCGAAATCGGGCTGATATTTCAGCGCAAGTGCATTGA
- a CDS encoding alpha/beta hydrolase: MTDKTYVHRLKAGASGKPIFFTFHGTGGDENQFFDFATRLLPDATIVSPRGDVSEYGAARFFRRTGEGVYDMADLARATAKMSAYVSELAAEHGASQVLGLGFSNGANILANVLIEHGDLFDAVVLMHPLIPFQPKDNARLEGKRVLITAGERDPIAPAPVTKALADYFARQNAEVTLEWHPGGHDIRPNEIEATRSFLAPYA, translated from the coding sequence ATGACCGACAAGACTTATGTGCACCGGCTGAAGGCCGGTGCATCCGGCAAGCCGATTTTTTTCACCTTCCACGGCACCGGCGGCGACGAAAACCAGTTCTTCGATTTCGCTACCCGCCTATTGCCGGACGCAACCATCGTCTCGCCGCGCGGCGATGTCTCGGAATATGGTGCCGCGCGTTTCTTCCGTCGGACGGGCGAGGGCGTCTATGACATGGCCGATCTTGCCCGTGCCACGGCAAAGATGTCAGCCTACGTCTCGGAGTTGGCGGCTGAGCACGGCGCATCGCAGGTGCTTGGCCTCGGCTTTTCCAACGGTGCGAACATCCTTGCCAATGTGCTGATCGAGCATGGCGATCTCTTCGACGCGGTCGTACTGATGCATCCGCTGATCCCGTTCCAGCCGAAGGATAATGCAAGGCTGGAGGGCAAGCGCGTTCTGATCACCGCAGGCGAACGCGATCCGATCGCACCCGCTCCGGTCACCAAGGCGCTTGCCGATTATTTTGCCCGGCAGAATGCCGAGGTCACGCTAGAATGGCATCCAGGCGGCCACGATATCAGGCCCAACGAAATCGAGGCCACCCGCAGTTTCCTGGCACCCTACGCTTAG
- a CDS encoding VOC family protein: MLNQIKGLHHVTSMAEDARTNNKFFTDTLGLRRVKKTVNFDAPDVYHLYYGDELGTPGTIMTYFPFPKMARGRPGTGEVGNTVYSVPEGSIGYWTERLGQRGVEGLKADESFGQKRVHFAGPDGDGFALVEVKDDKRLPWTHGGVDAEHAIRGFHSVAMRLRDEGATAELLKYMGYEVVDTHEGIKRLAIPGGNGADYVDLETMPNINRALPGAGSVHHVAFAVENRAKQLEVRKALMDTGYQVTPVIDRDYFWAIYFRTPGGVLFEVATNEPGFDRDEDTAHLGEALKLPEQHAHLRGLIEQHLEPLEG, from the coding sequence ATGCTTAACCAGATCAAAGGTCTTCACCACGTTACCTCGATGGCGGAAGATGCCCGGACCAACAACAAGTTCTTCACCGATACGCTCGGCCTTCGCCGCGTCAAGAAGACCGTGAACTTCGACGCTCCCGATGTCTATCACCTCTACTATGGTGACGAGCTCGGCACGCCCGGCACGATCATGACCTACTTCCCGTTCCCGAAGATGGCGCGCGGTCGCCCGGGCACCGGCGAAGTTGGCAATACCGTCTATTCCGTTCCTGAAGGTTCCATCGGCTATTGGACCGAACGGCTTGGCCAGCGCGGTGTCGAAGGCCTGAAGGCCGACGAATCCTTCGGTCAGAAGCGCGTGCATTTTGCCGGCCCGGATGGTGATGGCTTCGCGCTTGTCGAGGTCAAGGACGACAAGCGTCTGCCGTGGACTCATGGTGGCGTCGATGCCGAGCATGCCATCCGAGGCTTTCATTCCGTCGCCATGCGGCTCAGGGACGAAGGCGCTACCGCCGAGCTCTTGAAGTACATGGGCTACGAGGTGGTCGATACGCATGAAGGCATCAAGCGGCTTGCCATTCCCGGCGGCAACGGTGCCGACTATGTCGACCTCGAAACCATGCCGAACATCAACCGGGCGCTGCCGGGCGCCGGCTCCGTCCACCATGTCGCCTTTGCCGTCGAAAACCGCGCAAAGCAGCTCGAAGTGCGCAAGGCGCTGATGGATACGGGTTATCAGGTGACGCCGGTCATCGACCGCGATTACTTCTGGGCGATCTATTTCCGCACACCGGGCGGCGTGCTGTTCGAAGTCGCCACCAACGAACCCGGCTTCGACAGGGACGAAGATACGGCCCATCTCGGCGAGGCGCTGAAACTGCCGGAACAACATGCGCATCTGCGTGGGTTGATCGAGCAGCATCTCGAACCGCTGGAAGGCTAA
- a CDS encoding type II toxin-antitoxin system Phd/YefM family antitoxin: MDWPLQDAKNQFSKVVQKARSEGPQIVTLRGERAAVVLSAEDYDVLLAGKPSLADDLLSGPAWDDELAEAVSKRDKTPSRDVLF, encoded by the coding sequence ATGGATTGGCCATTACAGGATGCAAAGAACCAGTTTTCAAAAGTCGTGCAGAAAGCACGCAGCGAAGGGCCCCAAATTGTCACCTTGCGCGGCGAACGGGCGGCTGTCGTCCTGTCTGCCGAAGACTATGATGTACTTCTGGCCGGCAAACCAAGCCTTGCCGACGATTTGCTGTCGGGGCCTGCTTGGGACGACGAATTGGCCGAAGCCGTATCTAAACGAGATAAAACGCCAAGCCGGGATGTCCTTTTCTGA
- a CDS encoding type II toxin-antitoxin system VapC family toxin gives MYLVDTNVVSEIRRGNSQAITWLRSVDPSTIYLSVITLGEIMRGIALKRKSDPRTAAHLEEWLRKLRYDHRNRILAITDQIAVEWGRIAAQRPRGDADGLIAATAIVHDLIVVTRNIGDFDDTGALIVNPWDEAPY, from the coding sequence ATGTATCTGGTCGATACCAACGTCGTCTCGGAAATCCGGCGCGGTAATTCTCAAGCGATTACGTGGCTGCGCTCGGTCGATCCCTCCACTATCTATCTGAGCGTCATCACACTTGGAGAGATCATGCGCGGGATTGCGCTAAAGCGAAAATCGGACCCGCGTACCGCAGCACATCTGGAGGAATGGTTGCGTAAGCTCCGGTACGACCATCGCAATCGCATCCTTGCCATTACCGATCAGATTGCCGTCGAATGGGGCCGTATCGCGGCGCAACGCCCACGTGGTGACGCCGATGGGCTCATCGCAGCAACTGCGATCGTTCATGACCTCATCGTCGTCACTCGCAACATTGGTGATTTCGACGACACCGGCGCTTTAATCGTCAATCCCTGGGATGAGGCGCCTTACTGA
- the ung gene encoding uracil-DNA glycosylase produces the protein MAEANIKLEESWKEALSPEFESPYMQQLKAFLVEEKQRGKVIFPRGSEYFRALDLTPLDEVQVVILGQDPYHGFGQAHGLCFSVRPGVRIPPSLVNIYKELETDLGIPPARHGFLESWAKQGVLLLNSVLTVEESQAASHQGKGWERFTDAVIRRVNDECDGVVFMLWGSYAQKKAAFVDTERHLVLKAAHPSPLSAHNGFLGCRHFSKANAYLAEHGRDPIDWALPSNPEAQ, from the coding sequence ATGGCTGAGGCGAACATCAAGCTGGAGGAGAGCTGGAAAGAGGCGCTGTCTCCGGAGTTCGAAAGCCCCTACATGCAGCAGCTCAAGGCTTTTCTCGTCGAGGAAAAGCAGCGCGGCAAGGTGATCTTTCCCCGTGGTAGCGAGTATTTTCGGGCGCTGGATCTGACGCCGCTTGACGAGGTGCAGGTGGTCATCCTTGGACAGGATCCCTATCACGGCTTCGGGCAGGCGCATGGGCTCTGCTTCAGCGTGCGTCCCGGCGTGCGCATCCCGCCGTCGCTGGTCAATATCTACAAGGAACTGGAAACGGATCTCGGCATCCCGCCGGCTCGCCACGGCTTTCTGGAAAGCTGGGCAAAGCAGGGCGTGCTTCTGCTCAACAGCGTGCTGACGGTCGAGGAATCGCAGGCAGCCTCCCATCAGGGCAAGGGCTGGGAGCGCTTTACCGATGCCGTCATCCGCAGGGTGAACGACGAATGCGATGGGGTCGTCTTCATGCTCTGGGGTTCCTATGCGCAGAAGAAGGCCGCCTTTGTCGATACCGAGCGCCATCTGGTGCTGAAGGCAGCGCATCCTTCGCCGCTGTCGGCCCATAACGGCTTCCTCGGCTGCCGGCATTTTTCCAAGGCCAATGCCTATCTAGCCGAGCATGGCCGGGATCCGATCGATTGGGCTCTGCCGAGCAATCCTGAGGCTCAGTAA
- a CDS encoding AAA family ATPase — protein sequence MLPLHSLGERIVVLGPSNAGKSTLAVALSKKLGFQTIHLDQLHHLPHTDWQQRPEAEFAALHDAAILGEQWIMEGNYTRLMPQRLARATGAILVTSNHWLRFSRYLKRTLINRSDRAGHLEGAKDSIKWEMIHWILVKTRNSGAKYAKILQESGLQRWNAIRRKRSIAFIGLGICQTGDGHSHESAGFE from the coding sequence ATGCTTCCCTTGCATTCCCTTGGCGAGCGCATCGTTGTGCTCGGCCCCTCCAATGCTGGTAAGTCAACCCTGGCGGTTGCACTTTCCAAAAAGCTTGGCTTTCAAACGATCCATCTCGATCAGCTTCACCATCTACCCCATACCGATTGGCAACAGCGCCCAGAAGCAGAATTCGCAGCACTTCATGATGCTGCCATTCTTGGCGAACAGTGGATCATGGAAGGCAATTATACGCGCCTGATGCCGCAACGTTTGGCCCGCGCTACCGGCGCCATCCTCGTCACCTCCAATCATTGGTTACGCTTTTCCCGCTACCTCAAGCGGACCCTGATCAACCGCTCAGATCGAGCAGGTCATCTCGAAGGCGCCAAGGACAGCATCAAATGGGAGATGATCCACTGGATACTCGTGAAGACCCGTAACAGCGGCGCCAAATACGCAAAAATCCTACAGGAATCCGGGTTGCAACGGTGGAATGCCATACGGCGGAAGCGCTCAATAGCCTTTATCGGGCTTGGGATTTGCCAGACAGGCGATGGGCATTCACATGAAAGTGCCGGCTTTGAATGA
- a CDS encoding GcvT family protein, translated as MKELPTTAKTVVIGGGIIGCSTAYHLGKLGFTDTVLLERKKLTSGTTFHAAGLVGQLRTSANITQMLGYSVDLYKKLEAETGLATGWKMNGGLRLACNEERWTEVKRQATTAQSFGLQMHLLTPQEARDLWPLMDVDDLVGAAFLPTDGQANPSDITQALAKGARMNGVSIFEDTEVLDLEIDKGRIRAVITEKGRIGCERVVVCAGQWTRTFAGRFGVNVPLVSVEHQYLITESFGVPSNLPTLRDPDRLTYYKEEVGGLVMGGYEPNPIPWALDGIPRDFHYTLLDSNFDHFEQIMEQALVRVPALQTAGIKQLLCGPESFTPDGNFILGEAPELRNFFVGAGFNAFGIASAGGAGMALAEWVAKGEPPYDLWPVDIRRFGRPHFDTDWVRTRTLEAYGKHYTMAWPFEEHSSGRPCRKSPLYDRLKAQGACFGEKLGWERPNWFADLFAGEEPKDEYTYGRQNWFDAVGREHKAVREAAVIFDQTSFAKFVLKGRDAEAAISWIASNDVAKPVGALTYTQMLNDRGGIECDVTVARIAENEFYITTGTGFATHDFDWIARNIPAEMHAELVDVTSAYSVLSLMGPKSREILQAVNSADVSNAAFPFGKVKTVGIAGCPVRALRITYVGELGYELHVPVEYATSVYDVLMAAGREYGLINAGYRAIESCRLEKGYRAWGSDIGPDHTPIEAGLAWAVKTKKDVAFRGREAIERQLASGVKKMLACFVPDDPEVVLLGRETIYRDGQRVGWLSSGGYGYTIGKAIGYGYVRNPDGVTEDFVLSGRYELDVAQSRVPCRVSLKPLYDPQMVRIKG; from the coding sequence ATGAAGGAACTGCCGACTACAGCAAAGACCGTCGTCATCGGCGGCGGCATCATCGGCTGCTCGACGGCCTACCATCTCGGCAAGCTCGGCTTCACCGATACGGTGCTTCTGGAGCGCAAGAAGCTGACCTCGGGCACGACGTTCCATGCCGCCGGTCTCGTCGGCCAGCTGCGCACCAGCGCCAACATCACGCAGATGCTCGGTTATTCCGTCGATCTCTACAAGAAACTCGAGGCGGAGACGGGGCTTGCCACCGGCTGGAAGATGAATGGCGGGTTGCGCCTTGCCTGCAACGAGGAGCGCTGGACCGAGGTGAAGCGGCAGGCGACGACGGCACAGTCCTTCGGCCTGCAGATGCACCTGCTGACGCCGCAGGAGGCGAGGGACCTCTGGCCGCTGATGGATGTCGATGATCTCGTCGGTGCCGCCTTCCTGCCGACCGACGGACAGGCCAATCCTTCCGATATCACCCAGGCCCTGGCAAAGGGCGCCCGCATGAACGGTGTGTCGATCTTTGAGGATACCGAAGTTCTCGATCTGGAGATCGACAAGGGCCGGATTCGTGCCGTCATCACCGAGAAAGGCCGCATCGGATGCGAGCGTGTCGTCGTCTGTGCAGGGCAGTGGACTCGGACCTTTGCCGGCCGCTTCGGCGTCAACGTTCCGCTCGTCTCGGTCGAACATCAATATCTCATCACCGAATCCTTCGGCGTGCCTTCCAACCTGCCGACGCTGCGCGATCCGGATCGGCTGACCTATTACAAGGAGGAGGTCGGCGGGCTGGTCATGGGCGGCTATGAGCCCAATCCCATTCCCTGGGCGCTCGATGGCATCCCTAGGGATTTCCACTACACGCTGCTCGACAGCAATTTCGATCACTTCGAGCAGATCATGGAGCAGGCGCTGGTGCGTGTGCCGGCGCTGCAGACGGCCGGCATCAAGCAACTGCTGTGCGGGCCGGAGAGCTTTACGCCCGATGGCAATTTCATTCTTGGCGAGGCGCCGGAACTGAGGAATTTCTTCGTCGGCGCAGGCTTCAATGCCTTCGGCATCGCATCTGCCGGTGGTGCCGGCATGGCGCTCGCCGAATGGGTTGCCAAGGGCGAGCCGCCTTACGATCTCTGGCCGGTCGATATCAGGCGCTTTGGCCGCCCGCATTTCGACACTGATTGGGTGCGCACGCGCACGCTGGAAGCCTATGGCAAGCATTACACCATGGCCTGGCCCTTCGAGGAGCATTCCAGCGGCCGGCCCTGCCGCAAGTCGCCGCTTTACGATCGGCTGAAGGCGCAGGGCGCCTGCTTCGGCGAAAAGCTCGGATGGGAGCGACCGAACTGGTTTGCCGATCTCTTTGCCGGCGAGGAGCCGAAGGACGAGTACACGTATGGACGGCAGAACTGGTTCGATGCCGTCGGCCGGGAGCATAAGGCTGTGCGCGAAGCGGCCGTCATTTTCGACCAGACCTCCTTCGCCAAATTCGTGCTGAAGGGCAGGGATGCCGAGGCAGCGATCTCCTGGATCGCTTCCAACGACGTCGCCAAGCCTGTCGGCGCCCTGACTTATACTCAGATGCTCAACGACCGCGGCGGCATCGAATGCGATGTCACCGTTGCCCGCATTGCCGAGAATGAATTCTACATCACGACAGGCACCGGCTTTGCCACCCATGATTTTGACTGGATCGCCCGCAACATTCCGGCGGAGATGCATGCCGAACTGGTGGACGTCACCTCCGCTTATTCGGTCTTGTCGCTGATGGGGCCGAAGTCGCGCGAGATATTGCAGGCCGTGAACTCGGCCGACGTTTCGAACGCCGCATTCCCCTTCGGAAAGGTAAAGACCGTCGGTATCGCCGGCTGCCCGGTGCGGGCGCTGCGCATCACCTACGTCGGCGAACTTGGCTATGAGCTGCATGTGCCGGTGGAATATGCCACTAGCGTTTATGATGTGCTGATGGCGGCTGGTCGCGAATACGGTCTTATCAATGCTGGCTATCGCGCCATCGAGAGCTGCCGATTGGAGAAGGGTTATCGCGCCTGGGGTTCGGATATCGGGCCGGATCATACGCCGATCGAAGCCGGCCTCGCCTGGGCGGTGAAGACGAAAAAGGATGTGGCATTTCGCGGCAGGGAGGCGATCGAGCGGCAGCTGGCCTCTGGCGTCAAGAAGATGCTCGCCTGCTTCGTGCCCGACGATCCCGAGGTCGTCCTTCTCGGCCGCGAGACGATCTATCGCGACGGCCAGCGCGTCGGCTGGCTATCGAGCGGCGGCTACGGCTACACGATCGGCAAGGCGATCGGCTACGGCTATGTTCGCAATCCCGACGGCGTCACGGAGGATTTCGTGCTTTCAGGGCGCTATGAGCTCGATGTCGCGCAGAGCCGCGTGCCGTGCCGGGTGTCGCTGAAGCCGCTTTATGATCCGCAGATGGTGCGGATCAAGGGGTGA